The Raphanus sativus cultivar WK10039 chromosome 2, ASM80110v3, whole genome shotgun sequence genome includes a region encoding these proteins:
- the LOC108843390 gene encoding F-box protein At4g18380, translating into MAVIHRSSDPLSRIHPEPLDQTDFFDHLPDPLLLLVFNRIGDVKALGRCGVVSKRFHSLVPQVENVVVRVDCVISDDDDDSSSSLSSDKPPRSSAASPFSAIFRLIFKPLHALTQLLSTTKRSSSSASSPSSSLSITGGEDGEIEHGGVTHHSPTQVLKNFNEIRLLRIELPAGELGIDDGVLLKWRAEFGSTLENCVILGASSVAAATEPPSGETTAAAVAEDNGSIPESFYTDGGLKLRVVWTISSLIAASARHYLLQPIIAEHKTLDSLVLTDTDGQGVLCMNRDQLEELRVKPLSASSASKRTLVPALNMRLWYAPTLELPDGTVLKGATLVAIRPSDSKKEVCDVSWVSSAFDGVYGMAAKMLVKRRTYCLEMNSF; encoded by the coding sequence ATGGCCGTTATCCACCGTTCATCGGATCCCCTCTCTCGGATCCACCCGGAACCGCTAGACCAAACCGACTTCTTCGACCACCTCCCGGaccccctcctcctcctcgtcttcaACCGCATCGGCGACGTCAAAGCCCTCGGCCGATGCGGCGTCGTTTCCAAGAGATTCCACTCCCTCGTTCCCCAAGTCGAAAACGTCGTCGTCCGCGTCGACTGCGTCATCtccgacgacgacgacgattcctcctcctctctctcctccgACAAGCCTCCTCGCTCCTCCGCCGCCTCTCCCTTCTCCGCCATCTTCCGCCTCATCTTCAAGCCCTTACACGCTCTGACGCAGCTCCTCTCCACCACGAAACGCTCGTCGTCGTCGGCGTCGTCTCCTTCCTCTTCGCTGTCTATCACCGGAGGAGAAGACGGAGAGATCGAGCACGGCGGCGTGACTCACCACTCCCCCACGCAGGTCCTCAAAAACTTCAACGAGATTCGTCTCCTCCGCATCGAGCTCCCCGCCGGCGAGTTGGGGATAGACGACGGCGTTTTGCTGAAATGGCGGGCGGAGTTCGGGTCGACTCTCGAGAATTGCGTCATCCTCGGGGCTTCCTCCGTCGCGGCGGCCACGGAGCCGCCTTCCGGCGAGACCACCGCGGCGGCGGTGGCGGAAGACAACGGGAGCATACCGGAGTCGTTCTACACAGACGGAGGTCTTAAGCTTCGTGTCGTGTGGACGATCAGCTCCTTGATCGCCGCGTCCGCGAGGCACTACTTGCTTCAGCCGATCATCGCGGAGCACAAGACGCTCGATAGCTTGGTGTTGACGGATACCGATGGGCAAGGAGTGCTTTGTATGAACAGAGATCAGTTAGAGGAGTTGAGGGTGAAACCCTTGTCTGCTTCTTCGGCTTCTAAGAGGACCCTTGTGCCGGCTTTGAACATGAGGCTTTGGTATGCTCCTACTTTGGAGTTGCCAGATGGGACTGTGTTGAAGGGTGCGACTTTGGTGGCGATTAGACCTAGTGACTCCAAGAAGGAGGTGTGTGATGTCTCTTGGGTTTCCTCTGCTTTCGATGGGGTTTATGGGATGGCTGCTAAGATGCTGGTTAAGAGAAGGACTTACTGTCTTGAAATGAACTCTTTCTAA
- the LOC108826091 gene encoding KH domain-containing protein At4g18375: MSDRKKRKSNHNNNDNNDNKNQRRRLPNGHTETTNKDDLVIYRILCPVGIIGGVIGKAGKVINAIRDTTKAKIKVFDQLPGCTQRVITIYSSVKEKLDVTTETETTEPLCCAQDALLRVHDTIASCVDSSSAGENKKKNGECRLLVPSSQASGLIGKAGSVIKSIRRRTKASVEVDSKDASDPSHACALDFDNVVLISGETESVKKALYAVSATMYKTNPREQIPLDSTPVQESPSTVVIPSEISSYVYHDHRASFVNASDLQGYAETTANIPMRVTSPVSSGSKELVLKVLCPVSSIGRVIGKEGSTINGMRDASGSRIEVNKPKHGDDEFVILVTATESPDDMKSMAVEAILLLQEKINDEDEETVKMQLLVPSKVVGCVIGKSGSVITQIRKRTNASIRISKGNNSDDLVEVSGEVSSVRDALIQIVLRLREDVLGDRGGSVSARNPPARSDHSGFTLPLFVSSVPDFDQRRETGEISLGMVSSDRFYGYESFPVRSHIEPRDHGLGSVGPYSYGGLYQSSALEILVPANAVSKVIGKEGGNLENIRRISGAMVEVSDSKTSHGDRIALVSGTPEQMRSAENLFQAFIMST; the protein is encoded by the exons ATGAGTGACCGTAAGAAACGAAAAtccaaccacaacaacaacgaCAACAACGACAACAAAAACCAAAGGAGGCGACTTCCCAATGGCCACACCGAAACCACCAACAAAGACGACCTCGTTATCTACAGAATCCTATGCCCTGTCGGAATCATCGGCGGCGTCATAGGCAAAGCTGGCAAAGTCATAAACGCCATCAGGGACACCACCAAAGCCAAGATCAAAGTCTTCGACCAGTTACCTGGCTGCACCCAGAGAGTCATCACAATCTACTCCTCCGTTAAAGAGAAACTCGATGTAACAACAGAGACCGAAACAACAGAGCCTCTGTGCTGCGCTCAAGACGCTCTTCTCAGAGTCCACGATACGATCGCGAGCTGTGTAGATAGTAGTAGTGCTGgagagaataagaagaagaatggtGAGTGTCGTCTTTTAGTTCCGTCTAGCCAAGCTTCTGGTCTGATTGGTAAAGCCGGTTCGGTTATTAAGAGCATTAGGAGAAGGACGAAAGCTAGTGTTGAGGTTGATTCTAAAGATGCTTCGGATCCTTCCCATGCTTGTGCTTTGGATTTTGACAATGTCGTTCTG ATATCTGGTGAGACTGAATCTGTGAAGAAGGCTCTTTACGCTGTTTCTGCTACCATGTACAAGACTAACCCTCGAGAACAGATTCCTCTTGATTCAACACCCGTCCAAGAATCTCCATCTACTGTTGTGATTCCCTCGGAGATTTCTAGTTATGTCTACCATGATCACAGGGCATCGTTTGTCAATGCATCTGACCTTCAGGGTTATGCAGAAACCACTGCTAATATTCCCATGCGTGTGACCAGTCCTGTGTCTTCTGGATCGAAGGAGCTGGTTTTGAAAGTGTTATGCCCTGTGTCCAGTATCGGCCGTGTCATTGGTAAAGAAGGATCGACCATTAACGGAATGAGAGACGCGAGCGGTTCTCGTATTGAGGTTAATAAACCAAAGCATGGTGATGATGAGTTTGTTATCCTTGTCACCGCTACAGAG TCTCCTGATGATATGAAGTCTATGGCTGTTGAagctattcttcttcttcaagagaAGATCAACGACGAGGATGAGGAGACAGTTAAGATGCAACTTCTTGTTCCTTCCAAGGTTGTTGGATGCGTCATAGGGAAAAGCGGCTCTGTCATAACCCAAATCAGGAAAAGAACCAACGCCAGTATCCGTATCTCCAAAGGGAATAACAGCGATGATCTTGTTGAG GTATCCGGTGAAGTCAGCAGTGTGAGAGATGCTCTCATTCAGATTGTTCTAAGGCTTCGAGAAGATGTTTTAGGAGATAGAGGAGGCAGTGTCTCTGCTAGGAATCCTCCTGCGAGATCTGATCACTCCGGTTTTACACTTCCTCTTTTTGTATCTTCTGTTCCAGATTTTGATCAGAGGCGAGAGACAGGGGAAATCAGCTTGGGAATGGTTTCTTCAGACAGATTCTATGGTTATGAAAGCTTCCCGGTAAGGTCACATATTGAGCCAAGAGATCATGGTTTGGGGTCAGTCGGTCCATACTCATATGGAGG ATTGTATCAATCTTCTGCCTTGGAGATTCTTGTCCCGGCGAATGCAGTGAGTAAAGTTATCGGCAAAGAAGGAGGCAACCTGGAGAACATAAGAAGG ATATCAGGAGCAATGGTAGAAGTTTCAGATTCCAAAACTTCACACGGTGATCGCATTGCTCTCGTATCGGGAACACCTGAACAGATGCGTAGTGCAGAGAACTTGTTCCAAGCTTTTATTATGTCCACTTGA
- the LOC108833966 gene encoding uncharacterized protein LOC108833966: MEQEDAERSTTVVVESTTSDLDPIARVRKLLFRQMLVGIKDGRFFLGSFHCIDKQGNIILQDTVEYRSVRRSSPSPTEQRCLGMILIPASCRTSCHVDCSIEEQLSLIQLNE; this comes from the coding sequence ATGGAACAAGAAGATGCGGAGAGAAGCACCACCGTCGTTGTTGAGTCGACGACCTCGGATTTAGATCCGATAGCACGAGTGAGGAAGCTCTTGTTCCGCCAGATGCTCGTTGGAATCAAAGACGGGAGATTCTTCCTCGGCAGTTTCCACTGCATTGACAAACAAGGAAACATCATTCTCCAAGACACCGTTGAGTATCGCAGCGTCAGAAGATCCTCTCCGTCCCCTACTGAACAACGTTGTCTTGGTATGATCCTCATCCCCGCCTCTTGCAGGACCTCTTGCCATGTTGATTGCTCCATCGAGGAACAGCTTTCATTGATTCAGCTCAATGAGTAG
- the LOC108827724 gene encoding transcription factor TCP2, translated as MFPIIGDLMKTNNGDVVDDNNRLSRWHHNSSRIIRVSRASGGKDRHSKVWTSKGPRDRRVRLSVSTALQFYDLQDRLGLDQPSKAVEWLIKAAEDSISELPSLNNTNFPMTDDDDQIQTVTGPSPAPAPAAKSACSSNSDTSKNSSGLSLSRSELRDKARERARERTAKETKERDHHTTTTASFTDLLNSGSVPVNINRQWMAPSSSPAQMEYLSSGLILGSGQTHFPNAHPFPDHHHQEFSFVPDQLISPAGSNGGGAFNLDFNMSTTSGAGTAVTSSAGFSGFNRGTLQSNSANHHHQQSFLANLQRFSSSEGGGGPQFLFGALPAENHHHNNHQFQLYYENGCRNSDQKGKGKN; from the coding sequence ATGTTTCCTATAATTGGGGATCTGATGAAGACTAACAATGGCGACGTGGTGGACGACAACAACCGGCTAAGCAGGTGGCATCACAACTCTTCCCGGATAATTAGGGTTTCGAGAGCTTCCGGTGGCAAAGATCGACACAGCAAAGTATGGACTTCCAAAGGCCCACGTGACCGGCGTGTCCGGTTATCAGTCTCGACCGCTCTTCAGTTCTACGACCTTCAAGACCGGTTAGGTCTCGATCAGCCGAGCAAAGCCGTTGAATGGCTAATCAAAGCAGCGGAAGATTCAATCTCCGAGCTTCCTTCCCTCAACAACACTAATTTCCCGATGACCGATGACGATGATCAGATTCAGACAGTAACTGGCCCttctcctgctcctgctcctgcGGCGAAATCGGCTTGTAGTAGCAATTCGGACACGAGCAAGAACTCATCTGGTTTGTCTCTTTCGAGATCGGAGCTAAGGGATAAAGCTAGAGAAAGAGCTAGAGAGAGAACAGCCAAAGAGACCAAGGAGAGAGACCACCACACTACTACTACTGCTTCCTTTACCGATCTGTTAAATTCCGGTTCAGTTCCGGTTAACATAAACCGGCAATGGATGGCTCCTTCTTCGTCTCCTGCTCAGATGGAGTATCTGAGCTCGGGTTTGATACTCGGGTCGGGTCAAACCCATTTCCCGAATGCTCACCCTTTTCCCGATCATCATCACCAAGAGTTTTCCTTCGTTCCCGACCAACTGATTTCTCCGGCGGGATCTAACGGCGGAGGAGCGTTCAATCTCGATTTCAACATGTCGACGACCTCCGGCGCCGGAACCGCCGTGACCTCCTCCGCCGGGTTCAGTGGTTTCAACAGGGGGACCCTTCAGTCCAATTCAgcaaatcatcatcatcaacagtCTTTTCTCGCTAATCTGCAGAGGTTTTCATCGTCAGAAGGTGGTGGAGGTCCACAGTTCTTGTTCGGTGCACTGCCTGCAGAGAATCACCACCACAACAATCACCAGTTTCAGCTTTACTATGAAAACGGATGCAGAAATTCTGACCAAAAGGGCAAAGGCAAGAactga